Proteins encoded by one window of Rhodamnia argentea isolate NSW1041297 chromosome 6, ASM2092103v1, whole genome shotgun sequence:
- the LOC115748501 gene encoding protein DMP2-like has product MGNKSASQSKTDSQGTNTTKTKAFNGLGNLIRLLPTGTVFLFQFLNPVSTNNGQCHPVHKYLSSLLIGVCGLSCGLACFTDGYEGSDGKTHYGIATTMGLWPGSRSGDSVDLSKYKLRFGDFVDAFFLVLVFTVLVLLDANTTRCFYRSLENKEKIMLMVLPTVIGTISGVVFMLFPTKRHGIGYPSSDTSTTSATKTTSATKAASESTA; this is encoded by the coding sequence atgggCAACAAAAGCGCTTCGCAATCCAAGACCGATTCTCAGGGAACAAACACCACCAAGACGAAGGCGTTCAACGGACTAGGCAACCTCATCAGGCTCCTCCCGACCGGCACCGTATTCTTATTCCAATTCCTCAACCCTGTTTCGACAAACAACGGCCAATGCCACCCCGTTCACAAGTACCTAAGTTCCCTCCTAATCGGAGTTTGTGGCCTTTCATGTGGTCTTGCTTGCTTCACCGATGGCTATGAGGGGAGTGATGGGAAGACCCACTACGGCATTGCCACAACCATGGGCCTCTGGCCTGGCTCGAGGTCTGGTGATTCTGTGGACTTGTCAAAGTATAAGCTCCGGTTCGGAGATTTTGTTGACGCTTTCTTTTTGGTACTTGTTTTCACGGTTCTAGTGTTGTTGGACGCGAACACCACGAGGTGCTTTTATCGGTCTTTGGAGAATAAGGAGAAGATTATGCTCATGGTTTTGCCAACCGTGATCGGCACCATCTCAGGCGTGGTGTTCATGTTGTTCCCAACCAAGCGCCATGGAATTGGGTATCCTTCGAGCGACACTAGTACTACCTCGGCGACTAAAACTACCTCGGCCACTAAAGCTGCCTCGGAGAGCACAGCCTAG